The following are encoded in a window of Gossypium raimondii isolate GPD5lz chromosome 13, ASM2569854v1, whole genome shotgun sequence genomic DNA:
- the LOC105781426 gene encoding uncharacterized protein LOC105781426, whose protein sequence is MGKEHCKAIILRSGKQTGEPITDSTVASPDIGDICPDGKVDSEELVDVLDKEVPPTVAHMNYIRPQKLWTQPKVSPQPDVLPPVPFPQRFKRNENHKQHQQFLDTLKQLQINIPVVYALVKISSFGKFMKDLLSKKEKLIDVETIALTKSCSAILTNKLPPKCKHPGSFTIPCSIGNQYLGKNLCDLGVSINLMPLSTFRKLRIGHTKPTAVTLQLAV, encoded by the coding sequence ATGGGGAAAGAACACTGTAAAGCTATCATtcttaggagtggtaaacaaactggTGAGCCGATTACCGATTCTACTGTAGCATCCCCAGATATTGGTGACATATGCCCTGATGGAAAGGTTGATTCTGAAGAGCTTGTTGATGTACTAGACAAAGAAGTACCACCAACTGTCGCTCACATGAATTACATTCGACCCCAAAAATTGTGGACGCAACCAAAGGTATCGCCGCAACCGGATGTCCTTCCACCTGTACCTTTTCCACAAAGATTCAAGAGGAATGAAAATCATAAACAGCATCAGCAGTTTCTGGATACACTGAAACAACTGCAGATCAACATTCCTGTAGTGTACGCTCTGGTAAAAATTTCGAGTtttgggaaatttatgaaagacctcTTGTCCAAGAAGGAAAAACTCATTGATGttgaaactattgcactcacaaAAAGTTGTAGTGCTATCTTGACAAACAAGTTACCCCCTAAATGCAAACATCCTGGCAGTTTTACCATTCCATGTTCGATTGGCAATCAATATTTGGGAAAAAATTTATGTGATTTGGGAGTTAGCATCAACCTcatgccactatctacttttaGAAAGTTGAGAATTGGACATACGAAACCCACTGCAGTGACACTGCAACTGGCAGTGTAA